The Xenopus tropicalis strain Nigerian chromosome 1, UCB_Xtro_10.0, whole genome shotgun sequence DNA segment AAGATCATATTAGAGTTTTCAGGGGaatattaaaacactaatttCACAGGAAAGATTTGCTGGATTTTAACATGTCATAAAACTGAGGATTTTGCTATACTCATGATGCTTGTTCTGTTCTTCCATAACAGGATGGTGATAAATTTTGGAGGATGCCAGAGTGCTATATACGTGGAAGCACAATTAAATATTTGCGGATCCCTGATGAAATTATTGATATGGTAAAGGAGGAAGTGATGTCAAAAGGCAGAGGTCGTGGAGGCATGCAGCAACAAAAACAGATGAAGGGTAGAGGAGCCGGTGGAGCTGGGCGAGGTAATTCATTGTGCTTTTTAATATTGCAAGTATCAGCAAATGTTGTCAAACTGAATCAACTGCTCTCTTAGTCCCTCAGAATGATTTGGCAGCCAAAAGTTGGGCAGGTGTCAATCAGACAGGTCTGATTTTCCTGTCCGATGTGCGAACTtcccaattgtttggccccagggaccaAAAGATTGGATTACAACAGCAGTTGAACAATAtcggccaccttaggtgggcatattggaggaaagatccactcgttttgAGACCTCGCCAAAGTAGCGGGTCTTATATTAGACTACAACCAATGCATCGGTTTAAAAGAGTGGTTCACCTTGAAACTAAATTTTAGTTTGTTGTGGACAATCAAATTTCAAAAGaatattttgaattttttcatttatttagctttttcttcagcagctctccagtttggagtttcaaccactatctggttgctaggttcgtgtttacccttgcaaccaggcagtggtttgaataaaagacatgaagatgaataggagaggatgtTTCTTGCTGGTGTTTCAGTCTAGTAGTTTAGTAATCCTtagtaaaaatgtttacaatttgCTACATTACTGTATACATTTCTGGGCACCATCTGTGGAACATTAGCAACTATTTTATGAACTATACCAGCTGCCTTTAATAAAACTCGAGGCTTATGATTAGCAGGGCCAaaataagaaatgtatcaactcaTGTATTACATTATAACAGGTTACAGAGTTGTCCCCCACCCCCAGAGCTGCTCCAGGGAGACATAAGAAAGTGAAAAATGAAACTTCACAATtggaaaaacctaaaaaaaaatattagaaagtAATTGAAACATTATTTCTGGTGTACTAAGTGAGAGCAACTTAGCTGAAAAAGGTGTTTAGAAGCTGAACAACCCCCTAAATGAATAATGGAGGCTTATATCTCAACGAGATTTCCTGCAAAGTGAATACTAACAAAAGTGTAAATGTTTTGCAGGTGTCTTTGGAGGGCGAGGCAGGGGAGTCCCTGGTGGAGGTAGGGGCCAGCAAGACAAAAAGCCAGGCCGGCAGTCTGGGAAACAGTGATGTCTTGATACTGCTGTCCTTTTGCCAGAGACATTCGTTTAGTATCGACTGTATGGTCACGCCTCAACTctgcaaaatatttaaaatgttagtCTCCCAACTCTCAGCACACCAGCAATTTTCAAAAGAACTGCATTTTTTTCCTGTTCACTCCTCCCTCCTTCCACAATGTAGAACCCACTTAAAGAGGCATGTCTCCTGTAAGAGAGGACACAAGCCAGATCCAGATGTCAAAACATGATTAACGCCATttatttctgtctgtctgtgggaGGTCTTCACATCCTAACCTGCAAATGAACTTAGCCCATGGCATCAAAAGGTCATTTGGGCTAAACTCCAAAAGCAAGGGGGTTGGGGTGTGTAGTGAGAAGGGTACACATCACTTGTAACAACTGTGCAGCATAAGTATACCGGCTTGTCAGCAAAGCTAGTTTGAAGTCAACACATTTGAACTTCATTATGATTTAACCACTTCTCTGCCATAGCTAGGTGAAGGAGATAATTGCAGTGCAATGTAGCCATGCCTCCTAAATAAATGTGAAATCTCTCAGAAATATTTGGGGACTGTTGGGAGAAGGATTTTTTTTGGTCCGTTAAATTATGTTTGCATATGAAAAGGTTAAATGGCTTTCACAGATACATTTTCAAAGTGTAATACAATACCCTCTAAGAATGGAGAATCTATATAGCAATTTGTGACTGGCACAGTAGATGTATATGAGTGATTAAGCATTCAGCTTTTTGGCTAATTTCATAAGCCCAAGTCCCAGGAGGGCTGCAGTTTGCTGAATAGATGCCCCCATGgagaatataaaaagcacatttCTCCACTTGTATCTGGTTATGGAATGTTCTAAATGAGTAGAGGTTACAGTTCCTCAATTGCATTGGATTTGTGTTCAAATATTTTGGTGTAGCCATGGTTACTATTGAGCTGAtgattttgtgctttttttttccctctcacagaaaattcacatttttgtcCCTCAAAGAAATTGGTGTTTTCTAAAACAgccttattttttcttttacacacTTGTATAATGCACTTAAAAATCTGGTTGGCtgccttttttcactttttatgttttttgtttagtTGTCTGGTAAAAGACTATGATtcacttaagaaaaaaaatgggcAGAATATTGAGAGGaaattaggggaaaaaaaaatgtgtgttttgttcTGGAAAACCTTTTCTTGTTACAAAGAGTATAAGAGTGCTGtgacaccttttttttttctttaaaataaaatattagcaATGAAAACTTgactgaattttcatttttattgtagtAAAGTAATTAAATTACTTACTACATAGGAAGGCTATTTGTGAAATGTAGATATAGCATATGTAGAAATGTTAacgtaaggctaatggcacagggggctgattctcagccaacagataaatgcaggccaagaatcagcccctacactggcattagCCTTTCCCATTGCTATTGCATAGTCTCAGTTCAGGCACATGGAACTGATTTTGGCCCCAAAATGTATACTCCCACGTTTCGgcttctgcccagttttccaaattagggaatTATGACGTGCCCCTGACACGTCATAATTCTAAAAGGCAACCCTAGTGCACCCAGGCTGATGCATagactctgggtgcaggcacagggaaaggctaatgccagcgtAGGGGATGATTCTTGATGCATTTATGCGCAGGCAAAGAATGGGCCCCTCTGGCATTatcttattttataaataaacgtGTATGCTGCTCTGGCACACTAGCCATATATTACAGCTAAGATAGTCTCCATACCCACTTTAGATTTAGATTACAAGTTTACAGTAATCTTTATGTATTCTCTTTCTGTACATTGGGTCTACAGAAAAAGAGGTAGTACACTAgaatgcattttaatttttttttttccttaaaatagaCTTTGTAAAGAACTGGTGCTGCTGTCATGTGGTGCTAACAGGAAATTCACCCTGAACTCACCAGATTTGCAAGTGAGCCTAGCCAAATAGGGTAACTTTCACAGCAGTATTTATCAGACTGAGGACAAAGGATGTGTTGCTGTGCCAAGGTCCATCTGGGTAACACAGTGGTTATAGTAAAAGCACAGGTGCCTGCTTTAGGCGGTGTATTTTCCATAGATCTCTATGGGTAATatagtgaatacagtatatacacagtctGCTTTAGGCAGCGCATTTTCCATAGATCTCTATGGATTACCCATGTATGGTAGCTATATGGGTAATATAGTGAATAGAGTATATACACAGTCTGCTTTaggcagtgcatttcccataattcTCTCTAACAGTGGTTACAGTATTattaacaacatttatttataaagcgccaacatattccacagcgctgtacaatacgttggacatacagagtaacatataaagcaatcaataaccgattcaagaggtgaagagagccctgcccaaaagagcttacaatctacacggagaaagggttgagacacaaggtgacACTACAGGCACAGGAGTCTGCTTTAGGCAGCACATTTCCCATAGATCTCTATGGATAATatagtgaatacagtatatacacagtctgctttaaagagcaaggaaagtcAATGtgggagcgaggcattatgggaatcctctgtacccagctcagcgttttttcttccgggttggcttcagatcttctgaacaggtgaaatatggggagacttaagggcactattgagacaactgatggtatgcctgcagcttgagattaactctttactagcctttccttctcctttaagcagtgcatttcccataattcTCTATAGATAACACAGTG contains these protein-coding regions:
- the lsm4 gene encoding U6 snRNA-associated Sm-like protein LSm4, which produces MLPLSLLKTAQNHPMLVELKNGETYNGHLVSCDNWMNINLREVICTSRDGDKFWRMPECYIRGSTIKYLRIPDEIIDMVKEEVMSKGRGRGGMQQQKQMKGRGAGGAGRGVFGGRGRGVPGGGRGQQDKKPGRQSGKQ
- the lsm4 gene encoding U6 snRNA-associated Sm-like protein LSm4 isoform X1; translated protein: MLVELKNGETYNGHLVSCDNWMNINLREVICTSRDGDKFWRMPECYIRGSTIKYLRIPDEIIDMVKEEVMSKGRGRGGMQQQKQMKGRGAGGAGRGVFGGRGRGVPGGGRGQQDKKPGRQSGKQ